The following are encoded together in the uncultured Sphaerochaeta sp. genome:
- a CDS encoding PD-(D/E)XK motif protein: MKTDLEKIKIGFAFMDSSRADEISQDSGFSYWIFRWEDSFGVGIEIANDLKFSEVFATARLFTDRIFIKSEGEDKNFLLLTSSDEFSRNEFAKVCESFIELGSDNQQRLILMKDPSVWWKTWRSLLGNAIRDRKPYDIIGELYIYKLLLELDIKKISWNGPKKSSHDIESEYIDYEIKSTIRRYDSSVTISGQHQLTVSPNKKFYLVFIRFESSTSSGISIDSVIDEITNLGISKKEIERKLSALGFEEGRTSRKEKYILHGTPKLFLVDSGFPKITESSFVGGSLPPGITRITYEVDLSNLKSIEFSEHLDVK, encoded by the coding sequence ATGAAAACAGATTTAGAAAAAATTAAAATTGGTTTTGCTTTTATGGATAGTTCACGCGCTGATGAAATATCTCAGGATTCCGGGTTTAGTTATTGGATTTTTCGTTGGGAAGATAGTTTTGGGGTAGGAATAGAAATCGCAAATGACCTTAAGTTCTCTGAGGTATTTGCAACTGCTCGACTATTCACTGATAGAATTTTCATCAAATCGGAGGGAGAAGATAAAAACTTTCTTCTGTTGACAAGTAGTGATGAATTTTCAAGAAATGAATTTGCCAAGGTTTGTGAAAGTTTTATTGAATTGGGAAGTGACAATCAGCAAAGATTGATATTGATGAAAGATCCTTCAGTATGGTGGAAAACTTGGAGATCTCTGCTCGGAAATGCTATTCGAGATAGAAAACCTTATGATATTATTGGAGAATTGTACATCTATAAGTTATTGCTGGAATTAGACATCAAAAAGATATCTTGGAATGGTCCTAAAAAGAGTTCTCATGATATTGAAAGCGAATATATTGACTATGAAATTAAGTCTACAATTAGGCGTTATGATAGTAGTGTTACGATTTCCGGGCAACATCAACTGACAGTAAGTCCAAATAAAAAATTCTATTTGGTTTTTATAAGATTTGAAAGCTCTACCAGCAGTGGTATTTCCATAGATAGTGTTATTGATGAAATTACTAATCTAGGTATATCTAAGAAAGAGATTGAGAGAAAACTGTCTGCTCTTGGTTTTGAAGAGGGAAGGACCTCAAGAAAAGAAAAGTATATTCTACACGGAACCCCGAAGTTGTTTCTGGTTGATTCCGGTTTTCCTAAAATCACAGAATCAAGTTTTGTAGGAGGTTCTTTACCTCCTGGGATTACAAGAATTACTTATGAAGTTGATCTTTCGAATTTGAAGAGTATAGAATTTTCAGAACATTTAGATGTAAAGTAG
- the dcm gene encoding DNA (cytosine-5-)-methyltransferase, whose product MKHNADDENNKMGSMRIDFYKLNLQKRKCSQNVRNSRFTFIDLFAGIGGMRLAFESCNSQCVFSSEWDKFSQITYHENFGEMPIGDIREINEKDIPNHDILVAGFPCQPFSIAGVAKKNSLGRATGFLDRTQGTLFFDIVRILNEKRPKGFLLENVKNLKSHDGKNTWKVILESLEELDYEVFWDIKDGQDYVPQHRERIFVVGFDRRRYGRNIDFTFNFLVNRKKRKLKEILDVDVPSKYTLSDKLWQYLQDYAAKHRALGNGFGYGLADLDGITRTLSARYHKDGSEILIPQVKSNPRRLTPRECARLQGFPENFKIPVSDTQAYRQFGNSVVVPLVAAIAKQILDTIENLDESYELKENVVQ is encoded by the coding sequence GTGAAACATAACGCAGATGATGAGAATAATAAAATGGGATCGATGCGTATAGATTTTTATAAATTGAATTTGCAAAAGAGAAAATGTAGTCAAAACGTGAGAAATTCAAGATTCACTTTTATAGATCTATTTGCAGGCATTGGTGGTATGCGTCTTGCTTTTGAATCTTGTAATAGCCAATGCGTTTTTTCTTCTGAATGGGATAAATTCAGCCAAATTACATATCATGAGAATTTTGGAGAAATGCCAATAGGTGATATAAGAGAGATTAATGAAAAAGATATCCCTAATCATGATATTCTAGTCGCTGGTTTTCCATGTCAGCCGTTTTCAATTGCTGGAGTTGCAAAAAAGAATAGTCTAGGTAGGGCTACAGGGTTCTTGGATCGGACCCAGGGTACCTTATTTTTCGATATAGTGAGAATACTCAACGAGAAAAGGCCGAAAGGGTTTTTGCTTGAGAATGTAAAAAACCTCAAAAGTCATGATGGTAAGAATACTTGGAAAGTCATTCTAGAATCTCTTGAAGAATTGGACTATGAAGTTTTTTGGGATATTAAAGATGGTCAAGATTATGTTCCTCAGCATAGAGAAAGGATTTTTGTAGTAGGATTTGATAGAAGGCGCTATGGACGGAATATAGATTTTACATTCAATTTTTTGGTGAATAGAAAAAAAAGAAAGCTTAAGGAAATACTAGATGTGGATGTTCCTTCAAAGTACACTCTATCTGATAAACTCTGGCAATATTTGCAAGATTATGCCGCTAAGCATAGAGCTCTTGGAAACGGGTTTGGCTATGGATTGGCTGATCTTGATGGTATAACACGTACACTTAGTGCACGATACCATAAGGATGGTTCTGAAATCCTAATTCCTCAGGTGAAAAGCAATCCTCGTCGGTTAACACCTAGAGAATGTGCTAGATTGCAGGGATTCCCTGAGAATTTTAAAATACCTGTTTCCGATACTCAAGCGTATAGACAATTCGGTAATTCAGTTGTTGTCCCCTTGGTAGCTGCAATCGCTAAGCAGATTCTTGATACAATTGAAAACTTGGACGAAAGTTATGAACTGAAAGAGAATGTAGTTCAATAA
- a CDS encoding InlB B-repeat-containing protein yields MEVRLINNTGIEKECPTGFSWTTLFFGFFVPLFRGDFIGMLIQILGSVFTIGIFWLIWPFLYNNNYINRLLEKGFIPYSEKDKSILRSNGISVNKSYESEQETEKNHEEVCKSHDSSAHKAQTVTVVDETVIPIDFSDKIFLLWPVALESGSLKILTGSDDLETISCTFSFQNVQQREILYTQWQLIYFDILRKPIESGNPIIIRHERKIEPREILTLKISEGLPAGTKSFIPYLNAVLYGDQAIEEFSGKEDFISLNKKERVDDIPHFNALAIEQYQQLFNLDKIPQFIYSKTQEEIWTCAFCGVRNDGINVRCKLCNSTIEENSYCVKEKIEKFLLDYKEERDRLEEERLHKLEEENKAKIKEEERNLAKKVEQERIRKNKEKRRDRWLSVGILSFLVLVGVVFTLWIYVLKPLSDYRDATGLLESGSYLQAFDTFQLLGDYKDARTMSFESYMKYIETDAAESIRIKGYQWLLENGYPKEIVFSSFSRVLAGTPSFDERLKGLRWLEKMEYEESAEYLYQLAKDMVKAGRLYDGYTIFASLDDYKDASEQSLKTYAEYLEINAGKGFSIEGFQRLLENGYPNEKVFDSFRRVLAGVSSLDDRLNGLRWLEKMGYEETSEDLYKLANEMIQEGRLIDGYEILHSLGDYKDAKERMIAIIPTVVFDSNGGSPAETIAHIEWGSRIARPATPTNDSYIFDGWFKDQEMFNKWDFQRDKVETDMILYAKWRVPEVGSIGPAGGIIFYDKGIYSNGWRYLEAAPVRYEYSKKVWGGYGKEVEDTNTNIGSGASNTEKIVSIFGDSEPYSAKVDYGAKLCHSLEVIKDGEVYDDWFLPSKDELNQMYQFLKINDLGDFSDGHYWSSSNFSADYAWSQNFYFGYQLNNKRYFEYSVRPVRAF; encoded by the coding sequence ATGGAAGTGCGGCTCATTAATAATACAGGTATTGAAAAGGAATGCCCGACAGGATTTTCTTGGACGACCTTATTTTTTGGTTTTTTTGTCCCACTTTTCAGGGGAGACTTTATTGGGATGCTTATCCAAATTCTTGGGTCTGTTTTTACTATTGGCATTTTCTGGTTAATCTGGCCATTCTTATATAATAATAACTACATTAATCGTTTGCTGGAGAAAGGATTCATTCCTTATTCCGAGAAAGACAAATCAATCCTGAGATCAAATGGAATTTCTGTTAACAAGAGTTATGAATCAGAACAAGAAACTGAGAAAAATCATGAAGAGGTATGTAAATCTCACGATTCATCTGCCCATAAGGCGCAAACTGTTACTGTTGTAGATGAAACTGTTATTCCAATAGATTTTTCGGATAAAATTTTTTTGTTATGGCCTGTTGCCCTTGAATCTGGAAGCTTGAAAATATTGACTGGTAGTGATGACTTGGAAACAATTTCTTGCACTTTTAGTTTCCAGAATGTGCAGCAACGAGAGATTCTTTATACCCAGTGGCAACTGATATATTTTGACATCCTGCGAAAACCGATTGAATCAGGGAACCCAATTATTATCAGACATGAAAGAAAAATTGAGCCTAGAGAAATTTTAACACTGAAAATTTCGGAAGGTCTACCGGCAGGAACGAAGTCATTCATTCCCTATCTGAATGCAGTTCTATATGGAGATCAGGCAATTGAGGAATTTTCAGGGAAAGAGGATTTTATTTCATTGAATAAGAAAGAAAGAGTGGATGATATCCCTCATTTCAATGCATTAGCGATTGAGCAGTATCAGCAATTGTTCAATCTTGATAAGATTCCTCAATTTATCTACAGCAAAACTCAAGAGGAAATATGGACGTGTGCATTTTGCGGTGTCAGGAACGATGGGATAAATGTCCGATGCAAATTATGTAATTCGACTATAGAAGAAAATTCCTACTGTGTTAAAGAGAAGATTGAAAAATTTCTATTAGATTATAAGGAGGAGAGAGATCGGCTGGAAGAAGAAAGGCTTCATAAACTAGAAGAAGAAAACAAAGCAAAAATAAAGGAAGAAGAACGAAATCTTGCAAAAAAGGTGGAGCAGGAACGAATTAGGAAAAATAAAGAAAAACGAAGGGATAGATGGCTCTCAGTAGGTATTCTTTCATTTCTCGTGCTTGTTGGTGTAGTGTTTACACTCTGGATATATGTTCTTAAGCCATTGAGTGACTATCGTGATGCAACGGGGTTATTAGAATCTGGATCTTACTTGCAGGCGTTCGATACCTTTCAACTTCTTGGTGATTATAAAGACGCCAGAACAATGTCATTTGAATCATATATGAAATACATTGAAACAGATGCAGCTGAGAGTATCAGAATTAAAGGATATCAGTGGTTGCTGGAGAATGGTTACCCTAAAGAGATTGTCTTTTCTTCTTTTAGTAGAGTTTTGGCAGGAACTCCTAGCTTTGATGAACGATTGAAAGGTTTAAGGTGGCTTGAAAAGATGGAATACGAGGAATCTGCTGAGTATTTATATCAGTTGGCTAAAGATATGGTTAAGGCAGGACGTCTATATGATGGATATACAATATTCGCTTCTCTAGATGATTATAAGGATGCCTCAGAGCAATCACTTAAGACATATGCCGAATACTTGGAAATAAATGCAGGTAAGGGGTTTAGTATTGAAGGATTTCAAAGACTTCTTGAGAACGGTTATCCCAATGAGAAGGTTTTTGATTCGTTTAGGAGAGTCTTGGCTGGAGTTTCTAGCCTTGATGACCGATTAAATGGCTTAAGATGGCTTGAAAAGATGGGGTATGAGGAAACTTCCGAAGATTTATATAAGTTGGCCAATGAAATGATTCAGGAAGGACGGCTAATTGATGGTTATGAGATTTTACATTCACTTGGTGACTATAAGGATGCTAAAGAGAGGATGATAGCAATAATTCCAACCGTTGTTTTTGATAGTAATGGGGGGAGTCCCGCTGAAACGATTGCTCATATTGAGTGGGGTTCTCGTATTGCAAGACCTGCAACTCCTACAAATGATAGCTATATATTTGACGGTTGGTTTAAGGATCAAGAGATGTTTAATAAATGGGACTTCCAAAGAGATAAGGTTGAAACTGACATGATATTGTATGCAAAATGGAGAGTTCCAGAAGTAGGCTCTATTGGTCCTGCAGGTGGAATAATATTTTATGATAAAGGAATATATAGTAATGGATGGCGATATCTTGAGGCAGCACCTGTGCGTTATGAGTATAGCAAGAAGGTATGGGGAGGATATGGTAAGGAAGTAGAAGATACTAATACCAATATTGGCAGTGGGGCGAGCAACACAGAGAAGATTGTCTCAATATTTGGTGATTCCGAGCCATATAGTGCGAAGGTAGATTATGGAGCAAAGCTATGCCATTCTCTTGAAGTAATAAAAGACGGTGAGGTATATGACGATTGGTTTTTACCATCAAAAGATGAACTGAATCAGATGTATCAATTTTTAAAGATAAACGATTTAGGAGATTTTTCTGATGGTCACTACTGGAGTTCTTCCAATTTTAGTGCAGACTATGCATGGTCCCAGAATTTCTACTTTGGCTATCAGCTGAACAATAAGCGATACTTTGAATACAGTGTCAGACCAGTGAGGGCTTTCTGA
- a CDS encoding integrase core domain-containing protein: MLSNFPVSSSYWQGLHNSVAGFVQVKWQGCIVELKSFGIQISMDGIGRCLDNIFIERTFRTLKYECIFLHDYATMTELSDGLKVFVGFFNQERLHQGLDYQTPDEVYEAGCFPDREIDNQVA, from the coding sequence ATGCTTTCCAATTTCCCTGTCAGTAGCTCCTACTGGCAGGGATTGCATAATTCAGTGGCAGGCTTTGTTCAGGTCAAGTGGCAGGGATGCATCGTTGAACTCAAGAGCTTTGGGATTCAGATAAGCATGGATGGAATCGGGAGATGTTTGGACAATATTTTCATTGAGAGAACCTTCAGAACTTTGAAATATGAATGCATCTTTCTCCATGACTATGCAACAATGACAGAACTCTCTGATGGATTGAAAGTTTTTGTAGGGTTCTTCAACCAGGAAAGGCTTCACCAAGGATTGGACTACCAAACACCAGATGAAGTGTATGAAGCAGGATGTTTCCCCGATAGGGAAATCGATAATCAGGTAGCATAG
- a CDS encoding ATP-binding protein: MTDKEKQLVMNFEQLGAESISLGLIEAFSSPSMQHVPLMDVLLDTTNKELLQRLNARAQRLLKTAKLHNTVANIDEIEYRPDRNLDKLTIDRLATCTYLENHTNVCVVGASGTGKSFISKALAHRACLHGYRTKVVSFPALMRELGHLYSHDSPKYEKKLRYYSRFPLLVIDEWLCQQPEKQWTSILLELMENRYDSTSTIICTQLPVENWPKVIGNVALGQAILGRVTASSYILRLEGQDLRSRHSAKP; encoded by the coding sequence ATGACAGACAAGGAAAAACAACTGGTGATGAACTTCGAGCAACTGGGAGCTGAAAGCATCTCCCTGGGATTGATTGAGGCTTTCTCTTCACCATCCATGCAACATGTACCATTGATGGATGTGCTGTTGGATACTACCAACAAGGAATTGCTGCAACGACTAAATGCTAGGGCCCAGAGGTTGCTGAAGACGGCAAAGCTGCACAATACTGTGGCTAATATTGATGAGATTGAATACCGCCCTGACCGTAACCTGGACAAGCTTACCATTGATAGGCTGGCCACCTGTACCTACCTCGAAAACCATACAAATGTCTGTGTGGTAGGTGCTTCCGGTACGGGCAAGTCGTTCATATCAAAAGCATTGGCCCACCGTGCTTGTCTACATGGGTACCGGACCAAGGTGGTTTCCTTCCCGGCATTGATGCGTGAGCTGGGACATCTCTATTCACATGATTCACCAAAGTATGAGAAAAAACTGCGATATTATTCGCGGTTCCCACTCTTGGTAATAGATGAATGGCTGTGTCAGCAACCAGAGAAACAGTGGACCTCTATCTTGCTGGAACTGATGGAGAATCGTTATGACTCTACGTCAACCATAATCTGCACCCAATTACCGGTTGAGAACTGGCCCAAGGTCATCGGTAATGTTGCCTTGGGACAAGCAATCCTGGGAAGGGTCACGGCGTCTTCATACATTCTGAGACTTGAAGGACAAGACTTGCGTTCCAGACATTCAGCTAAACCCTGA
- the istA gene encoding IS21 family transposase, whose translation MTNFKEILRLYYGGFSQRSIATSLCCSRDAVALCIKRAKERGLQLPVSEDVTNEDLRKLLHCSQEGVRDPSYLLPDFAHVVKELKRPHVTSGLVWTEYLVECKSLGLKPYSISQFNALVREYSKNMNISLRQDHHPGEVLELDWSGSAILLSDRLTDETIPCHLFVAAFPFSGYFYAEAFENEKMLAWVTGVVHALSFFAGVPLILRPDNLKTAVLKPDKYEPELNTAMIELAQHYKTVVVPARVKAPRDKNVVEGAVGYASRQIIAALRNQKFLSLEEMNQSIWDYMDKLNAADFKKKDGSRLGLFTEQEQPELLPLPSKPFQLFDRITATVAQDYHIEFDHRFYSLPSNLVKSEVSVKATPHTVFIYHKDSLVAEHPRLKFKGQKSTLPEHIPEKHRDYLLWSSDHFLSQARRIGPATEQMISNVLASREYEVQSYRSCVGILRIANKYTAECLEAACKEGLESGIRSYKAVNAIAKTLKDAIVPVEGMHPREDLEEQDLGDLYCAHDAGGSR comes from the coding sequence ATGACCAATTTCAAGGAAATCCTGCGTTTGTATTACGGAGGATTTAGCCAGCGATCGATTGCAACCAGCTTATGCTGCTCCAGAGATGCCGTTGCACTCTGCATCAAACGAGCGAAAGAGCGGGGATTGCAACTCCCCGTTTCAGAGGATGTCACCAACGAGGACCTGAGGAAACTCCTTCATTGCAGCCAGGAAGGTGTTCGTGACCCAAGCTATCTGCTTCCTGATTTTGCACATGTTGTGAAGGAACTGAAAAGACCTCATGTTACCAGCGGCCTTGTATGGACTGAATACTTGGTAGAATGCAAGAGCTTGGGATTGAAACCCTACAGCATAAGCCAATTCAATGCACTTGTACGTGAGTATTCCAAAAACATGAATATTTCCCTCAGGCAGGATCATCATCCAGGAGAGGTCCTCGAGCTTGACTGGTCAGGATCCGCCATCCTTCTCAGTGACAGGCTGACAGATGAGACAATACCTTGTCATCTATTCGTTGCTGCATTTCCTTTCAGTGGCTATTTCTATGCAGAAGCATTCGAAAATGAAAAGATGCTTGCATGGGTCACCGGTGTTGTACATGCTCTTTCATTCTTTGCAGGGGTCCCGCTAATCCTTCGGCCTGACAATCTGAAAACAGCGGTATTGAAACCAGACAAGTATGAGCCGGAGCTGAACACGGCAATGATCGAACTTGCACAGCATTACAAGACCGTGGTGGTTCCGGCAAGAGTCAAGGCTCCCCGTGACAAGAATGTTGTTGAAGGGGCTGTTGGGTATGCATCGCGGCAGATAATTGCTGCATTGCGCAACCAGAAATTCCTGTCACTCGAGGAGATGAACCAAAGCATCTGGGACTACATGGACAAGCTCAATGCCGCCGATTTCAAGAAGAAGGATGGTTCACGTCTTGGGTTGTTCACTGAACAGGAACAACCAGAACTGTTGCCGCTTCCGAGCAAACCTTTTCAACTCTTCGATCGGATCACGGCAACAGTTGCCCAGGATTATCACATCGAGTTCGATCACCGATTCTACAGCCTACCATCTAACCTGGTTAAAAGCGAGGTATCGGTCAAGGCAACCCCGCATACAGTGTTCATATACCACAAGGACAGCCTGGTGGCAGAACATCCAAGACTCAAGTTCAAAGGTCAGAAAAGTACCTTGCCGGAGCATATCCCTGAGAAGCACAGGGACTATCTTCTCTGGTCTTCCGACCATTTTCTCAGCCAGGCAAGGAGGATTGGTCCTGCCACGGAACAGATGATTTCAAACGTCCTGGCAAGCAGAGAGTATGAGGTGCAGTCCTATCGATCTTGTGTGGGCATTCTACGTATAGCAAACAAATACACCGCCGAATGCCTTGAGGCTGCCTGCAAAGAAGGTTTGGAAAGCGGGATTCGTTCGTACAAGGCTGTAAATGCAATTGCCAAGACCCTGAAGGATGCCATCGTCCCCGTTGAGGGGATGCATCCACGGGAAGATTTGGAGGAGCAGGATCTTGGAGACCTCTATTGCGCACACGATGCAGGAGGTTCCCGATGA
- a CDS encoding DDE-type integrase/transposase/recombinase encodes MDPLLARPLGKERSYTLSICRQCQLLGVPRSSYYYWRDHHEEQERLRQEFFAEEKDFAELVMNNWVELPVYGYQKMARHLQKKGHPEATEKRVRRVYSQLGLQGLVPKFKTTRSSRRKEGKFPYLLRNREIRYVNECWSSDITYIKLPGGMVYFTAVIDLFSRKILSWRLSNTMDTIFCIECVMEAIEMYGIPAIFNTDCGSQYTSKEFVSMLQSEFADGSQPVDR; translated from the coding sequence GTGGATCCCCTGCTGGCAAGGCCTTTGGGAAAGGAGAGATCCTACACCCTGTCCATTTGCAGGCAGTGCCAGCTTCTGGGAGTCCCCCGTTCCTCCTATTATTACTGGAGAGACCATCATGAGGAGCAGGAACGGCTCAGACAGGAGTTTTTTGCAGAGGAAAAGGATTTTGCAGAGTTAGTGATGAACAATTGGGTGGAACTTCCTGTCTATGGTTACCAGAAAATGGCCCGTCACCTACAGAAGAAAGGACATCCAGAGGCGACGGAGAAACGGGTAAGGAGGGTCTACAGCCAACTTGGGCTGCAGGGATTGGTTCCCAAGTTCAAGACCACCAGGAGTTCCAGACGGAAGGAAGGGAAGTTCCCCTATCTGCTTCGGAACAGAGAGATACGGTATGTCAACGAATGTTGGAGTAGCGATATCACTTACATCAAACTTCCGGGAGGGATGGTCTACTTCACCGCGGTGATCGATCTCTTCAGCCGCAAGATTCTTTCCTGGAGGCTCAGCAACACAATGGATACCATCTTTTGCATCGAATGCGTGATGGAGGCAATTGAAATGTATGGGATCCCCGCCATTTTTAATACAGACTGCGGATCTCAATACACTAGCAAGGAATTTGTCTCAATGCTACAGAGTGAGTTCGCTGACGGTTCCCAGCCAGTTGACCGGTAA
- a CDS encoding transposase has product MGRNRKTFTDSFKKEVALEALKERSTVNEIAAKYGISASMVSNWKKQFLSGGFSKEVKQLKKELAEAQRRIEETYQELGKTKMENEILKKKANL; this is encoded by the coding sequence ATGGGAAGGAACAGGAAAACATTCACGGATTCTTTCAAGAAAGAAGTTGCGCTTGAGGCTTTGAAAGAGCGGAGCACCGTTAATGAGATTGCTGCAAAGTATGGGATTTCCGCCAGCATGGTGTCAAACTGGAAGAAACAATTTCTTTCTGGAGGCTTTTCCAAGGAAGTAAAGCAACTGAAGAAAGAGCTTGCTGAAGCCCAACGAAGAATTGAGGAAACCTATCAAGAACTCGGGAAGACCAAGATGGAGAACGAGATCCTGAAAAAAAAAGCGAATTTATAG
- a CDS encoding ATP-binding protein — MIVRKIEPVIRRLMGEYPAVTIFGPRQCGKTTLALSLYPGFSHANLEDLQTRKLAEEDPYEFFIQYPEPVIIDEIQRVPSLLSLVQVRIDKQKEMGQYIITGSQQIRLQNTVSQSLAGRTAVVNLLPLSLDELANAGITMDRDQQLVSGFMPYLFQVPGRTPSDYYRSYLTTYVERDVASVGAVHDLSRFLAFLTLLAGRCGQLVNNSAMSGEVGVSSTTIGSWLSILEASHLVYILRPWFTSRTSQIVKTPKIYFCDVGFAAHLLGISTPAQMNRDPLMGNLFENMIVMEAVKARYNAGKSNQLYFFRNSNGLEVDLLVGQQRKLIPYEIKSGRTMDSKHTLNLKKFISKYPDDIAENGGVIYSGESVERFKGYTYRNFHDCAPLFEDNDPSFTLSF; from the coding sequence ATGATCGTACGAAAAATTGAACCAGTGATAAGGCGCTTAATGGGCGAGTATCCCGCTGTGACCATATTCGGTCCCCGCCAGTGTGGCAAAACCACGTTGGCGCTTTCCCTGTACCCCGGCTTCTCACACGCGAACCTCGAGGACTTGCAGACTCGGAAACTTGCTGAGGAAGATCCGTACGAATTTTTCATTCAGTATCCTGAACCTGTTATAATCGATGAGATCCAAAGGGTCCCATCGTTGCTAAGCCTTGTACAGGTCAGGATAGATAAACAGAAGGAGATGGGACAATATATCATCACGGGAAGTCAGCAGATACGTTTGCAGAATACGGTCTCGCAATCCCTTGCCGGGCGCACTGCTGTAGTCAACCTGCTACCTTTGTCGCTGGATGAGTTGGCAAATGCAGGTATTACCATGGACCGTGATCAGCAACTGGTCTCTGGATTCATGCCCTATCTCTTCCAAGTTCCTGGGAGGACCCCATCCGACTACTACCGGAGCTACCTTACCACCTACGTGGAGAGGGATGTCGCATCGGTGGGAGCTGTCCATGACCTCTCGCGTTTCCTTGCTTTTCTTACACTTCTTGCGGGGAGGTGTGGCCAGTTGGTCAACAACTCGGCCATGAGTGGCGAAGTTGGAGTCAGTAGCACGACCATAGGTTCCTGGCTTTCTATTCTTGAAGCATCGCATCTGGTGTATATCCTTAGGCCTTGGTTCACATCCCGCACCAGCCAAATTGTAAAGACCCCAAAGATCTATTTCTGTGATGTCGGGTTTGCTGCGCATCTTCTCGGCATCAGCACTCCTGCCCAGATGAATAGGGATCCTCTTATGGGCAATCTTTTTGAGAATATGATTGTTATGGAGGCGGTGAAAGCGCGCTACAACGCAGGTAAGAGCAACCAGCTTTACTTTTTCAGGAATAGCAACGGACTGGAAGTGGACCTCTTGGTCGGGCAACAGAGAAAGCTCATTCCTTACGAGATTAAGAGCGGCAGAACTATGGATAGCAAGCACACGCTGAACCTAAAGAAGTTCATTTCCAAGTATCCTGATGATATCGCGGAAAACGGCGGTGTCATATATAGTGGGGAGTCAGTCGAGAGGTTCAAGGGGTATACATATCGCAATTTCCATGACTGTGCTCCGTTATTCGAGGATAACGACCCCTCTTTTACTTTATCCTTCTAG
- a CDS encoding MarR family winged helix-turn-helix transcriptional regulator: MKNKKSYGADNDLNLKALVTLSRCFQSVRRREMRTIKQVGLTAAQFGVLEILYHKGNLRIGEILEGTLSTGGNMTVVIENLEKTGFVVRYPDPQDGRASLIRITEKGFKLVETMFPGHVANIGGIFSVLSTEEKQQLVELLKKLGSSNG, translated from the coding sequence ATGAAGAACAAGAAGTCGTATGGAGCCGATAATGATTTGAATTTGAAAGCCTTGGTAACACTTTCACGATGTTTCCAATCGGTGAGGCGACGCGAGATGAGGACCATCAAGCAGGTAGGTCTAACAGCAGCCCAGTTTGGAGTGCTTGAGATTCTCTACCATAAAGGAAATCTTCGTATTGGTGAGATTCTTGAAGGAACGCTCTCCACTGGCGGAAATATGACGGTGGTCATCGAGAATTTGGAAAAGACTGGATTTGTAGTGAGATACCCCGATCCTCAGGATGGAAGGGCGAGTCTCATTCGTATAACCGAAAAAGGCTTTAAATTAGTGGAAACCATGTTTCCCGGCCATGTAGCGAATATCGGTGGTATTTTCAGTGTATTGAGTACAGAAGAGAAACAACAGCTTGTTGAGCTGCTGAAGAAGCTTGGTTCTTCCAATGGATGA
- the wrbA gene encoding NAD(P)H:quinone oxidoreductase, producing the protein MAKVNLAIVFYSMGGSNYQMAKWAAEAAKEAGAEVKLLKVAELAPQSVIEENPAWKATVEATKGIPVATVDDLDWADAIIFSTPTRFGVMASQMKQFLDTTGGLWAQGKTVNKVVSAMSSAQNPHGGQEATILSLYTVMYHWGALVVAPGYTDPVLFAAGGNPYGTSATIGQDGKIVGDIEPAVKHQAKRTVSVAQAFKNGR; encoded by the coding sequence ATGGCTAAGGTAAATTTGGCAATAGTGTTTTATAGTATGGGTGGTTCGAACTATCAGATGGCAAAGTGGGCAGCCGAGGCGGCTAAGGAAGCTGGCGCTGAAGTGAAGCTGTTGAAAGTTGCGGAGCTTGCTCCTCAGTCCGTGATAGAGGAGAATCCCGCTTGGAAAGCTACCGTGGAGGCAACAAAAGGTATTCCTGTTGCCACAGTGGATGATCTTGATTGGGCCGATGCCATCATTTTCAGTACTCCAACACGTTTCGGAGTCATGGCGTCTCAGATGAAGCAATTCCTCGATACAACAGGTGGGTTATGGGCTCAAGGTAAAACTGTAAACAAGGTGGTCAGCGCAATGTCTTCGGCACAGAATCCTCATGGTGGGCAAGAGGCTACCATTCTTTCCCTTTATACCGTCATGTACCATTGGGGTGCTCTGGTAGTAGCTCCCGGTTATACAGATCCGGTATTATTCGCTGCTGGTGGAAATCCCTATGGGACTTCCGCCACCATCGGTCAGGATGGGAAGATTGTCGGTGATATTGAACCTGCGGTCAAACATCAGGCCAAGAGAACTGTCTCCGTAGCACAGGCGTTCAAGAACGGTAGATAG